TTCTCCAAGGCGAGCCAAGTGGATTTTTAATCCAAGAAGGACTGCCTTACGCCCCAAGAACTGACCCTCTACAGACTGACTAGAAGCGGAGACTTTCTGGTCCAAATAGGCACAACAATGACTCTGTCCCATCGCAGACATCCTCCGAGAGAAAAGACTTTTTTGTCCTCAGTTGACATTGCTATCCTGACGCAGAATCTTCGACCATAACAGAGGCAATTATGCTAAATTAACACCGTATCAGTTTGAGATTTTGAAACTGTTATGGTCAAAAAAGGCTGCGATTGGATCGCTGCTTAACCACTGTCGACTCTGGAGTGCTGAACTGATGCGACTGTCTCCCCTGGAGCCGAGCCAGGATAAAGTGCTTTATCAGCAAGTTGCTGATCGCCTGCAGGAACAAATTGCCAACGGCACCCTGAAGCCGGGCGATCGCCTGCCGTCCATCCGCAAGCTTAAACAGCAGCTGTCGGTGAGCTTTTCCACGGTGACGGAAGCCTACCGCCTGCTAGAAGATCGGGGGCTAATTTCCGCTCGGCCCCAGTCGGGCTATTATGTCAAACTAACCGCCCTGCAACAGCACTTAGAGCCTTCCCTCACCGAACCCTATGCGCGGGTTTGCGAAATCAAAACGTCTCTGACCTTCAAGCTCTTTAGCAACCTTCTGGAACCGGATGTGATTCAACTGGGCGCGGCGACCCCCTCCCCAGAGCATCTTCCCGTAGCGCCGCTCAATCGGTTGATGGCCAAGGTCATGCGTGAGCATCCTGAAGCTCATACCTACAACGTCCCTGCCGGGTGCGAGAGGCTGCGGACGGAAGTGTCGAAGCGCATGTTGGATGCGGGCTGCTCGATTCATCCCGACCACCTTTTAATTACCAATGGAGCCCACGAAGCGATTTATCTCTCACTCCAGGCAGTGACTACCCCCGGGGACACCATAGCGATCGCATCTCCCACCTACTTTGCTCTCCTGGAAACGCTAAAGGCTCTGAACCTGAAGGTGTGCGCCCTGCCGACCCATCCCCGCCAAGGCATCAGCCTGTCTCATCTGGAAGCAGCGTTAGCATCTGGCAACGTCCAAGCCTGTTTGCTGGTCTCAAACTTCAGCCATCCCCTGGGCACCTGCATGGAAGATGACACCAAGAAACAACTGGTGGAGCTGATGACTCGCTACCAGGTGCCTCTGATCGAAGACGATGTCTATGGCGAGCTATATTTCGAGGGCACGCGGCCCAAAGCCATTAAAGCCTTCGACACGGACAACCGGGTGATCTACTGCTCTTCGGTCAGCAAGACCCTATCCCCGGGACTGCGCCTGGGCTGGTGCTCCGGTGGGTGCTATCACCTGAAAGTGGTGTACCGCAAATCGGTGATGAATCGGATGAGTGCGATCGCACCTCAACTAGCCGTCACCGCCTTCCTGGCTAACGGCGGCTACGACCGGCACCTGCGGCACCTGCGTCGCACCTATCAGACCCAAATGCACCGCATGTTGCAGGCCATCTGCGATTACTTTCCGGCGGAAACCTGCGTCACCCATCCCCACGGCGGCCACGTCCTCTGGCTGGAGATGCCAGAGGGCTTCGACGCCATCCAGCTCTACGACGATGCCCTACAACGGGGCATCAGCATCGCCCCCGGTCCCATCTTTTCCGCCTCGGGAGAGTGCTACCGCAGTTGCTTCGCCCTCAACACCGCCCTCCCCTGGTCCGACCGGATTGAGCAGGCCATGCAGACCCTGGGCCACCTGGCCAAGAAGCAGATGGCGGTTAATTTCTGAGAGGGCTACGGGGCAACACCCACAATATGATTTAAACCCGAGGTTGTCGAGGCAGAGCCTGGGTAGCCGTAGCGACAGGCAAAGCGGCAAGCCCTGGGATAGGTGAACCACTAGGGGTGTCTAGTATGGTGGGCTTGGCGTTGAAACCTCGTTACAGGTGGCTAGGCATTGAACCACTAAGGGGTGTCTAGTATGGTGGAAATGCTTGGGTTTGGGCGACTAAGGCTTGGGCATCTTGTAATGATAGATCGGGTTGAAGATCGTAGTCGGCACGGGTGCGCAGGCGTTGGGCATCGATGAGGTGGCGATGAAATTCGACCGGCACTTTACCAGGACGGGCCAACGATCGCCCAAAGGCGCTAATCACAGCTGCATGGCTGGAAAAGGATAATCCTTCTTTATCGAGTAGGGCTTCGGCAATATAGAAGCTCATGCTGTAATAGGCACGAGAGACGGCAATGTCATAAAACCCCTGTTGGATGAGGTGGTTGGCTGCGTCTAAGCTATTTTGAGCTTTGGCCACTAAAAATTTTTGCTCTGGCGTCATAGAACGATGCCCTCTTGGCGAATGTTGCGCAGCAGGGGCGAGTTTTCAGTTTGATAGCGCGATGTCGGTAGAAATAAGCAGGAGATTAGCAGGTCATGCTCTAAACACAGTTGAGCGATGAACTCACTGGTGCGCCGACCTTCAGCGCTGGCGTCTACCGGATCATCGAGGACGACAAGAATATCGATATCAGAGTTTTCTGTGGCTTGCTGGCGAGCATGGGAACCAAAGAGAACAACCTGATTGAGCCGATCTTGATAGTGCTCTTGCAGGTATTGCTTGAGGGGTTTGAGTACCGGGCTAAGGGCGTTAGGAAGGACTGGTTTCATAGCGCTATCCCTCACTCAATGGGCCAGGATGGGTGTCGAGCACAATCATTACAATATCCTAGTCTTGTGGGGCGACAGGCTCGGTGGGGTCGATGTACTGGATGGGCAAGACAAGCTCCCGGATGAGTTCTCTTTGTCCTCTCTTGATATTAAATCCGCTGAGATGACCAACATTATGATGAGTGACAACACCTGCGATGCGTCATTCCGGGCAAGCGCAGCGCGAGACCCGGAATCCAGGTCGAGCGCTCTGAGCCCAAGAGAATGTTTGAATCCGTAGGCCTATACCCCTATTTTGAGGTTGAAATCTCGGATTTTGGTGGTCCAGAGCCTTTATCAGGTACTTTTGAGACTCCGATCAGACATTTCAAACATCCTCTAGCCGAGATTGACTCCCTGGATTCCCGCCGCCGCGGGAATGACGGATACGAGGTTTTCTGAGACCGATTAGCCGGATTTCATATGACTCCCCAAAAAAATCGAGAGGTGCAGATCGGTCAAAACCTATGCTGTGTAAGCTTTACACTCTCTAGCCGAAAGCCATCTCCCTGAAACACCTATTGAGCCATTTTTCTTTGGGATCAGCAACTCCGGCCCGGTTTAGAGAGGCTGACTGGCTCCGCCACCGCGCCAAATGTGGCAGTGGCTATACACGGACCTTGAAGCGGCTCCTTATCGGCAGTGAACATTGATACCCTATAGGGATATTGAGGTCAGTCGAATTGCCCTGAGAATTCTATGCATATTCATGCCCTTGACCAGTGGCAGCATTCCCATGACTTTGCCGATGATCGGAGTCATGCCGAGAAAAATACCAAACTCGTGATGCTGCTGACAGCAGTCACGATGGTTGCGGAGATTGTCGCCGGCACATTCTTCGGTTCGATGGCTCTGCTGGCTGACGGTTGGCACATGGCCACCCATGTTGCAGCATTTGGAATTACGATCTTTGCCTATCACTATGCCCGCCGCCATGCCGCCGACCCTCAGTACACCTTTGGCACAGGCAAGGTCAGTGTTCTGGGCGGCTTTGCCAGCGCCGTTGCCCTTGCCGTCATTGCGTTTCTGATGGCCTTTGAATCGGTTGAACGGCTTTTTCAACCTCAAATGATTCAGTTCAATGAGGCCATCGGTGTTGCCATCCTGGGCTTAGTCGTCAATTTAGTCAGTGCTTGGTTGTTGCAAGCGCAGCCTGATCATGGGCACCATCATCATCACCATCATGACCAGAACCTTCGCGCCGCTTATTTTCACGTTTTAGCAGATGCGCTGACGTCTATTTTTGCCATTGTTGCCTTGCTGGCTGGGCAATTTTTAGGGTGGGTCTGGATGGATGCGTTAATGGGTTTGGTGGGGGCCGGGGTGATTACGAAATGGGCGTATGGTCTAGTCAGAGATACGAGTTCGGTCCTGCTGGACGGCGCTGTTGACCGGAAAATCAAGTTGGATATCGTGACCACCATCGAAGAGGATGCGGATAATCGCGTCACCGATTTACACGTCTGGTATCTCAATCAGGATCACTTAGCTGCCACCATCTCACTGGTCACCCATTATCCCCAGGCACCCGAGCATTATAAGCAACTACTCAGCCGTCTTCCATCTCTTTCCCATGTACTGGTTGAAGTGAACCAGTGTCACGGCGAACCTTGTCTGGCGGTACGGCCGTGATGGCAGTAACTATTAGGGCGGTTGATGAGGCATGAGCTTAGAGTTGAGCCCTGACACGGCGGGCAATTCCGCCACCTCACTCACTGAGGCAACGCCCCATATCGATGCCATCAATGGATAGGATGCACCCCATCGTTGGTTGCCGGCAGATGCGATCGCTAGGGTGAAGGCATATCAACCATTCACGTCAGAGCCATGGCATCAACCTCTAGAGGCTGGCAATGGATGCGGCCTTGGATGCTGCAGCTAAGCCGCGCTAGTGACAAGCAGCGGCTGCAGGTTCAGGTGGCATCTCAGCAAGGGGCTGTAGACTTCTGTCGCGGGCCAAGACTCGTGTTAAACGTGGTCGACCCCGAGCCTCAGCCAGATCAAAAATGACACCCCCCTTAACCATGACCGGCCGTCATATTGCCACCCTGTTTGGCACCATGCTGGTGCTGGCGGTGGTTCCAGGTCCTAGTGATGTAGCCGTGGTAGCCAGGTCTCTGATCTCTGGATTCACTCAGGGGCTGATCATGGTGGTCGGCATCGTCATGGCCGATCTGCTGTTTATTGTGTTAGCCGTCTTTAGCTTGGCAGAAGTAGCTGACTCCTTGGGAGCGCTATTTGTAATCGTCAACTATGGCTGCGGGCTATACCTGATCGGGTTAGGCATACATGCCTTACGCTCTCGGCCTCACAGTATCGAGGTATCTGATGTCAGACAATACCCCGGATATTCCAGCTTCTTGGTGGGGTTGCTGATCACCTTGGCCGACCCCAAGGCGATTTTATTTTATATGGGATTACTACCGGCCTTCGTCGAGTTATCGACGATCACTGTCCTAGATATCCTGGTGATTATGCTGATTGCAACGACGGTGGTCGGCGGCGTCAAGGGCACCTATGCCTGCTTGGCTAACCAGGCAAAAGGAGTCTTCAAAAACAGCAGGCTTCGTCAACGCCTGGAGAGTATAGCTGGCTGTGTCTTGCTAGGCATCGGGCTGTTTATTGTGCTGCAGCCCCATGTCTAAGTGACTAACTCTTGCCACGGGTCATGCAGAGCCAGCCGTTTTTATCGCTCCTACCAACTGGTCGATTTCCGCCTCGGTGGTGAAGTAGTGTACACAGGCCCGCACGCAGTGGGGGAATAGCAGAGTGCGCAGCATAAATCCTTGGCTCTCCAGGGTTTGCACTAGACTGACATGTTGGGAGGGAGCGGGCTGACCAGCCGCTAGGATCTGAAAGGATACCAGGCCCGATTCGGGGGGCACCTGCCGCAGGCAGCGAATCTGAGGTAAGGTCTGCAGCTGCTGCCAGAGGTAATGGCTGAGTTGGCAGATGCGCTGGTAGCGCTGGTCAGCGCTGCCCCACTGTTGATGCAGACTCAGGGCGGCCTGGAGCCCGGCCTGGAGAGCATAGTCGGAGGTGGCGACTTCGTAGCGCTGGCCATTGGGTTTCCAGCCGGTAGGCTGGCCCTGGTCGTCGGTGGTAATGCCCCGCCAGCCGATGAAGGTAGGATGGATGCGATCGCACAGGGCCGGTCGCACATAGAGCCCGCCCAAACCCGCCGGACCGCACCACCACTTATGGCCGGTGAAGGCGTAAAAATCCACCTCTGATGCCGTCAGATTCAGGGGCAACGAGCCCACCGACTGGGCCGCATCCACCAGCACCCAGACCGGTTGGGGCCGATCATGGCAATACCGCACCATGTCTGCCAGGGGCAACACCTGGCCCGTATTCCAGGTGAGGTGGCTAATCACCAGCAGCCGCGTCCGGGGTCGCAACCGGGCCGCCATGGCTTCCACTGGTGAGCGCTGATCCAGGCCATCTAGTAGAGAGAACTGGCTCGTCTCCACCCCAAAGCGACGGCAGATTTCTTGTACCGCTGCAATGACGCCGGGATGTTCACAGTCCGACAGCAGAATATGATCCCCCGCCTGCCACTCCAAGCCCCAGAGGGGAATGTTGCAACCCACGGTGACATCTTCGGTCAGGGTGATGGCAGTGGCGGGGCAGCCCAATTCCGTCGCCATCAGCTGCCGGGTCGCCTCAGCCTGCTGCTGTAACCAACGATTTATCTGGCCACAGAAAGGGCCTTCTTGTTGAATCTTCCAGTGGGCCCGTTGGATGGCCTCCAGGGCGGCTTGGGGCATGGGCCCCTGGCCACCATAGTTGAAATAGGCTTTATTCGTCAGGGCTGGGAATTGCTGACGCAGGGAATCGAGGGCGGCAGGATCGGCGGAAACTAAAGACACAGACTCATAGACATAGACCACTAACACTCTATCAAGCTCGATTGCGGCAGACGCTACCCCGTTTCGTGCGGTATAACAGACAATAGGTTCGAGAGCCGCATTTTAAGGATTTCCCTTGGTACTGACTGTGCACTGGATCGTTCCCCCTCGATGGCCTCAGACGGCGTTGTCTTGGCAATGCCGGTGGTTAATAGCTCTCCATCTACTCCCGATATCCTGGGTGAACGGGCCAGTGACGATAATGCCTATCCACTGTCTACCCCAACGCAGTTTTGTCTGCTAGCTACCCCCTACCGCGACGAGTCAATTCAGGGGGTAGCCAACTGACTCCCCTCAGGGTTCCGCCTGAGCGTCAGGGCTTCATCAAACATCCCACTGCCCGCTGGCTTACTCATGATCTGCTGTTTCACTATCAGCGCTGTAGCCGCCGGGCGTTTTTAGATCTCTATGGCACCTCGACCCAGCCAGATCCGCCCAGCGATTACCTGGAGAAGCTGAAGCAGGATAGCACCCACCATCGCCAAGGGATGTTGCAGCGCTATCAGCCTCGCCACCGCCCCCTCTATCCAGCCCGGGACTGGCAGGCAGGCAGGCAAGCTACCCAGGCGTTGATGGCCCAGGGAGTCGACCACATCACCCAGGGAGTGCTGACAGCACCGGCGACCGCCGGCATTGCCTTGGTTAGCCGTCCAGATCTACTGATCAAGCAGCCGGGCAAGTCCTTCTGGGGCGACTGGTACTACGTGCCCATGGATATCAAGTTGGGTAAGAAGCCCAAGCTTGACTATCAGGTGGTGGCGGCGTTTCATGCCTATCTGCTGTCCCATACCCAGGGGATGTGGCCGGAGGAGAGTTGGTTGGCGCTGCGGGAAGGCCGCCTCTATTCAGTGGACTTAGTGCGGCAAATTCCCAAAATGCAGGAGGTGCTGGCCGATTGTCTGCAAGATCTGCAAGCAGAGACGGCACCGTCGGTATTTATTTCCCATAGTCGCTGTGACCTGTGCCATTGGTTTAGCCACTGCTACGACCAGGCCAAGACCACCCAGCACCTGTCCCTGCTGCCGGGGGTAACGCCGGCCCGCTACAGCCAGTTGCAGGGATTGCAGTTGACCACGGTAGAGGCCCTGGCCCAGGCCAACCCTAGGCGGTTGGCTCCCTTACCGGGGTTTGGGGAAACGGTGGCCGAGAAGCTGATCCATCAAGCCCAGGCTATCCTGCATAATCGCGCCATTGCCCGCACGGATGAGGATAACCGCTTTCCCCTGGTCCCAGGGCAGTTGCCCTCGGCCGCCGTAGAACTCTATTTCGACATCGAGGCGGCTCCTGATCAGGATCTGATCTACCTGCATGGGGTGCTGGTGGTCAATCATGAAGCCGGCAGCGAGGAGTTCCATGCGTTGCTGGCGGAGACCCCGGAAGAGGAATACGAGGCTTGGCAAGGGTTTCTGGCTCTGGTGCAGCGATATCCTGAAGCACCCATCTATCATTTCTGTCCCTATGAGGCCCAGACCGCCCGTAAGTTGGCCCGTCTCTATGGCACAGCGGATGCCGTCGTTGAGCCCTTGCTAGCACGCTTCGTGGATATGCACTGGTGCATCACGGAATCGGTAACCTTGCCGATTGAGAGCTATGCCCTGAAGCACATTGCCCGCTGGATTGGCTTCGACTGGCGCGATAGCGGCGCCAATGGGGCCCAGTCCATCTGCTGGTATAACGATTGGCTGACCACGTGCGATCGCACCTATCTAGAGGCCATCCTGCGCTACAACGAGGACGACTGCCGCGCCACCTACTGGATCAAACGCTGGTTAGTGGAATTTGCCCAGCCCTTTTGGGCACCAAAGCCATAGCGCCCAGCGCGAGAGCGTAGTACCGTACTGATACCATGTCCAGCTGTTGTCTCGATAGCAATCATCTAGGGGTTGCTGAGGCAAGGTTTACCACTGGCAATCGGGAGTGAACATGACCATCCATCCAACCGCTGTGATTGAAGCGGGCGCGGTGCTGGGCCAGGGAGTGGTCGTAGGCCCCTTCAGCTACGTGGCCCACGATACCTATGTGGGCGATGGCTGTCACCTAGGACCTCACGTAACGCTTTTACCCTACACGACTCTGGGGGCTGGATCCCGAGTCCATGCTGGAGCCGTTCTCGGAGATATTCCTCAGGATTTGTCTTTCAACGATGCTGTCAGCCATGTTCGCGTTGGTCAGCAATGTGTACTGCGAGAGGGGGTGACCATTCATCGAGGCACCCAGCCAGACTCGGTCACAGTGGTCGGAGACGGCTACCTACTGATGGCCAATAGCCATGTCGGCCACAACGCTCGCTTAGGCAAACGGGTAATCATGGCCAACGGTGCCCTGGTGGGGGGCTACGCCGAGGTAGGCGATCGGGCTTTTATCAGTGGCAACTGCTTGATCCATCAGTTCACCCGGGTGGGGCGTCTGGTGATGATGTCAGGGGGTTCCGCCGCCCAGAAAGATGTCCCCCCCTTCTGCATGACCCGTAGCTCCACCACCAATATCATCATGGGGCTGAATGTGGTGGGCCTGCGCCGGGCAGCCTTTAGCGCCCCGGAACGACAAACCCTGCAACGGGCCCTGCGGGTGCTCTATCGCTCTGGTCTAAACATTCAAACAGCCACTGCCAAGCTGGAGCAAGAATTCGACTCGCCCCTGGTAACCGAAATCTGCCAATTCGTCCGAGGCTCGAAGCGGGGTATCTGCAAGTTTGTGAAACCAGCAGCCAAGGCCAGCGGCGACGAAGCAGGATGGTGATGGCGAGAACGGAGGGAGGGTAGGCGAGTGGGTGGGTGGATGAGGAATAGGGTGATGGGGAGTAGCGTGGGTCTTGTCGCTGAAACAGGGAAAGCAATGTGTAGCCAGGGAAGGACGCGGGTTTTGAATTTTGAATTTTGAACTTTGAACTTTGAATTTTTAGGGTTTGAGTGAGGGCATGCCAGGCTCTTACTCTCATCATGGGTTGAGCAAAAGGGAAACAAGCCCCTCACTTCCCTCATTGACTGACAAAACTTGCTAGAACCCAGACTATCCAAAGGGTCAGGGAACCTGCCCCCTACAGCATCCGAAATCTGGTAAGGGCGCGGTTTCCGCGCCCAATGCAGAATCTTTTGTCAGTCAACCAGCTCACTTCCTTGCCGATGCAACGCGATCCATCACTACTCACCGATATGCCCTTCCGCAGGTCCAGGGCAGTAGTTCGGCAAGCTCACCACAAGCGGTTTGCCCTGGTCGTAGGGGTCCGGGGGAAGCAAAACTGGAACAATCTGTTTGACAAAAGGAACATTCCGTTAGCAAAATAGAGATCGCCTTAAAGGAGTGTCGCTTCGACCTCACGCGAGGGACTGTAGTTCAACCGGTTAGAGCACCGCCCTGTCACGGCGGAAGTTGCGGGTTCGAATCCCGTCAGTCCCGTCTTCCTATGCACAGACCCCAACTTCCGCCTTAGCGGCGACCGTTGCGGGTAAGCCTGCGGCTGGCTACGCCTACGAATCCCGTCAGTCCCGTCTTCCTATGCACAGACCCCAACTTCCGCCTTAGCGGCGACCGTTGCGGGTAAGCCTGCGGCTGGCTACGCCTACGAATCCCGTCAGTCCCGTCTTCCTATGCACAGACCCCAACTTCCGCCTTAGCGGCGACCGTTGCGGGTAAGCCTGCGGCTGGCTACGCCTACGAATCCCGTCAGTCCCGTCTTCCCCTGATTGCCACCTGCGATCGCATCGCATCGCCGATCAAATATCCTTCGGCGTCTCCTGACTCGCTAGGATGACAGAGTATGGTGACATCAAGACGATAGCAGCAGCGATGGCAGACATAGTGTCCCTGGAATTTTGGGTCTGGTTAGTCGTTATTGGGGGAACATTGGCCGTGGGGATGATATCCATGAGTCGGGCCTATTTGCGGCCTCCGAGCAAGACCTTACTGTTTCCCCGGCCCCAACCGCAATCGTCGCTACCCCTCAGCCAGGCAGCCCGCCTCTCTTTTGAGCAGGGGTGTGAGGCCTTCAAGCAGCAGCAATTCCGTCGGACCATCGATCGCTTCGCCCAGGTAATCGCAGCTGAGCCCAACTGTGCCGAAGCCTTTCATAATCGGGGCTTGATGCAGGCTAACCTGGGCAATGATAACTATGCCATCGCCGATCTGCTGCAAGCCAGCGACCTGTACGATCGCCAGGGCACGAAAGCTGGGCTAGAGCAGGTGAAAGCCCAGCTGCAGCAAATGGCCACCCGCTCTCAGGACAAGTAAGGGCCATGGCTAAGCAGCGCCTGGATGCCCTGTTGGTGGAACGGGGGCTATGTGACTCGCGGCAGATGGCCCAGCGGTTGATTCGGGCTGGAGCGGTGAGGGTCAACCAGCAGCTGGTGGATAAACCCGGCCATGCGATCGCAGCCAATGCAGATATCCAGGTGAAGCGCCGAGCACCCTATGTGTCTCGTGGCGGCGAAAAACTCGCCAAAGCCCTGGCCGACTTCGAGATTTCCGTTTGCGATCGCATCTGCCTAGACGGCGGCATTTCCACCGGCGGCTTCAGCGATTGTCTACTGCAGGCAGGCGCCCGCTTGGTCTATGGCATCGACGTCGGCTATGGCCAGGTAGCCTGGAAGCTACGGCAAGACCCGCGCCTGGTGCTGCGGGAGCGCACCAATCTGCGCCATCTCACCCCCGAGACCCTCTATGGGCCAGACCGCTCTTGGCCCGATCTAGGCGTCATGGATGTCTCCTTTATCTCCCTAACCAAGGTGCTGCCCGCCTTCTGGCGATTGCTGCAGCCACCTAGAGAAGTGGTGCTACTGGTGAAACCCCAGTTTGAAGTGGGCCGGGAACAGGTGGGGAAAAAGGGCGTGGTTCGCGATGCCAAGGTCCAGGCCCAGGCCATCTGGACCGTGTGGCAAACGGCCCAAGCGTTGGGCTGGCACTATCGCGGCCTCACCTGGTCGGCCATGGTGGGACCGGCCGGAAATATCGAGTATTTGCTATGGCTGTCGGCAGATCCTGGCGTATCCCTGGAAGGGCCAGAGTTAGCGATGATCCAAGATCGCACCCAAACCGCTCAGACGACTCTATTGAAGTCGTAGGGACGGAGCAGATTCATAGTGAGAAGAGAGGACTGGAGTCAAGGCATTAAATGCCCTGCCTTACTGGCGATGAAGATTTACTGAAGGTCTCTGCATAATCCCCCACAGCAGACCTATTATACAGAGGAAGATCCGGCTAATCACCCTATTTGGGAGTGTTATCAAGGCATTGATGGGCATAACATCCCGATTTGGCGATATAGCCCGAACAAGATCTGCATAACACCCTATTTTGGGTGTTTATGCCGAAAATTTTCAGCCTAACTACTTTTAGCAGAGATGATATTCGACTTTAAGCCTGCCTAGTCACCTCGACTGGGGGTGTTATGCAGAATAGAGGAGAGCAAAGCAGGCTAAACAATAGTTAGCTTCCAAGAGATCAGATCCCCTCTTTAAAATCCTTGATTAAAACATGCTCAATTAGTACAGTTGCATTTTACTTGAAGCAAAGATATAGAAGGTAGACAGTCGTTAGTATTTGGGTAGCAGTGTGCAGCAGCTACAGACTCACAGCAGTATAATGTACTATTCACATGCTCAATGTCAGGCTGTTTAATTCTAGAGTCGCTTAGTTAAGACCGAAATGGAGTACTTTAGGTGCTTACTCAAATCGAATTAAAAAATTTCAAGAGCTACAGATCAGGCACTTTGCAACTTGGACGGTTGACCGTACTCATCGGGGCTAATGCTTCTGGAAAGAGCAACGTAATTGAAGCGCTACGCTTGCTAGCAAGAATTGCTGAGGGAGAACGACTTAGCCTTTTGGGTGGGCCTTATAAGCAAGACGAAACAATTTTTAGGGGAGGAGTAGAGAATCTTGGCTATCGGGGTTCAAAATCTTTCGGGCTTTCTTGTGTAA
This portion of the Halomicronema hongdechloris C2206 genome encodes:
- a CDS encoding TM0106 family RecB-like putative nuclease yields the protein MSASYPLPRRVNSGGSQLTPLRVPPERQGFIKHPTARWLTHDLLFHYQRCSRRAFLDLYGTSTQPDPPSDYLEKLKQDSTHHRQGMLQRYQPRHRPLYPARDWQAGRQATQALMAQGVDHITQGVLTAPATAGIALVSRPDLLIKQPGKSFWGDWYYVPMDIKLGKKPKLDYQVVAAFHAYLLSHTQGMWPEESWLALREGRLYSVDLVRQIPKMQEVLADCLQDLQAETAPSVFISHSRCDLCHWFSHCYDQAKTTQHLSLLPGVTPARYSQLQGLQLTTVEALAQANPRRLAPLPGFGETVAEKLIHQAQAILHNRAIARTDEDNRFPLVPGQLPSAAVELYFDIEAAPDQDLIYLHGVLVVNHEAGSEEFHALLAETPEEEYEAWQGFLALVQRYPEAPIYHFCPYEAQTARKLARLYGTADAVVEPLLARFVDMHWCITESVTLPIESYALKHIARWIGFDWRDSGANGAQSICWYNDWLTTCDRTYLEAILRYNEDDCRATYWIKRWLVEFAQPFWAPKP
- the dmeF gene encoding CDF family Co(II)/Ni(II) efflux transporter DmeF, with translation MHIHALDQWQHSHDFADDRSHAEKNTKLVMLLTAVTMVAEIVAGTFFGSMALLADGWHMATHVAAFGITIFAYHYARRHAADPQYTFGTGKVSVLGGFASAVALAVIAFLMAFESVERLFQPQMIQFNEAIGVAILGLVVNLVSAWLLQAQPDHGHHHHHHHDQNLRAAYFHVLADALTSIFAIVALLAGQFLGWVWMDALMGLVGAGVITKWAYGLVRDTSSVLLDGAVDRKIKLDIVTTIEEDADNRVTDLHVWYLNQDHLAATISLVTHYPQAPEHYKQLLSRLPSLSHVLVEVNQCHGEPCLAVRP
- a CDS encoding aminotransferase class V-fold PLP-dependent enzyme, whose amino-acid sequence is MSLVSADPAALDSLRQQFPALTNKAYFNYGGQGPMPQAALEAIQRAHWKIQQEGPFCGQINRWLQQQAEATRQLMATELGCPATAITLTEDVTVGCNIPLWGLEWQAGDHILLSDCEHPGVIAAVQEICRRFGVETSQFSLLDGLDQRSPVEAMAARLRPRTRLLVISHLTWNTGQVLPLADMVRYCHDRPQPVWVLVDAAQSVGSLPLNLTASEVDFYAFTGHKWWCGPAGLGGLYVRPALCDRIHPTFIGWRGITTDDQGQPTGWKPNGQRYEVATSDYALQAGLQAALSLHQQWGSADQRYQRICQLSHYLWQQLQTLPQIRCLRQVPPESGLVSFQILAAGQPAPSQHVSLVQTLESQGFMLRTLLFPHCVRACVHYFTTEAEIDQLVGAIKTAGSA
- a CDS encoding nucleotidyltransferase domain-containing protein; the protein is MKPVLPNALSPVLKPLKQYLQEHYQDRLNQVVLFGSHARQQATENSDIDILVVLDDPVDASAEGRRTSEFIAQLCLEHDLLISCLFLPTSRYQTENSPLLRNIRQEGIVL
- a CDS encoding HEPN domain-containing protein; this encodes MTPEQKFLVAKAQNSLDAANHLIQQGFYDIAVSRAYYSMSFYIAEALLDKEGLSFSSHAAVISAFGRSLARPGKVPVEFHRHLIDAQRLRTRADYDLQPDLSLQDAQALVAQTQAFPPY
- a CDS encoding TlyA family RNA methyltransferase, translated to MAKQRLDALLVERGLCDSRQMAQRLIRAGAVRVNQQLVDKPGHAIAANADIQVKRRAPYVSRGGEKLAKALADFEISVCDRICLDGGISTGGFSDCLLQAGARLVYGIDVGYGQVAWKLRQDPRLVLRERTNLRHLTPETLYGPDRSWPDLGVMDVSFISLTKVLPAFWRLLQPPREVVLLVKPQFEVGREQVGKKGVVRDAKVQAQAIWTVWQTAQALGWHYRGLTWSAMVGPAGNIEYLLWLSADPGVSLEGPELAMIQDRTQTAQTTLLKS
- the lpxA gene encoding acyl-ACP--UDP-N-acetylglucosamine O-acyltransferase — translated: MTIHPTAVIEAGAVLGQGVVVGPFSYVAHDTYVGDGCHLGPHVTLLPYTTLGAGSRVHAGAVLGDIPQDLSFNDAVSHVRVGQQCVLREGVTIHRGTQPDSVTVVGDGYLLMANSHVGHNARLGKRVIMANGALVGGYAEVGDRAFISGNCLIHQFTRVGRLVMMSGGSAAQKDVPPFCMTRSSTTNIIMGLNVVGLRRAAFSAPERQTLQRALRVLYRSGLNIQTATAKLEQEFDSPLVTEICQFVRGSKRGICKFVKPAAKASGDEAGW
- a CDS encoding aminotransferase-like domain-containing protein, with the translated sequence MRLSPLEPSQDKVLYQQVADRLQEQIANGTLKPGDRLPSIRKLKQQLSVSFSTVTEAYRLLEDRGLISARPQSGYYVKLTALQQHLEPSLTEPYARVCEIKTSLTFKLFSNLLEPDVIQLGAATPSPEHLPVAPLNRLMAKVMREHPEAHTYNVPAGCERLRTEVSKRMLDAGCSIHPDHLLITNGAHEAIYLSLQAVTTPGDTIAIASPTYFALLETLKALNLKVCALPTHPRQGISLSHLEAALASGNVQACLLVSNFSHPLGTCMEDDTKKQLVELMTRYQVPLIEDDVYGELYFEGTRPKAIKAFDTDNRVIYCSSVSKTLSPGLRLGWCSGGCYHLKVVYRKSVMNRMSAIAPQLAVTAFLANGGYDRHLRHLRRTYQTQMHRMLQAICDYFPAETCVTHPHGGHVLWLEMPEGFDAIQLYDDALQRGISIAPGPIFSASGECYRSCFALNTALPWSDRIEQAMQTLGHLAKKQMAVNF
- a CDS encoding LysE family translocator; amino-acid sequence: MTPPLTMTGRHIATLFGTMLVLAVVPGPSDVAVVARSLISGFTQGLIMVVGIVMADLLFIVLAVFSLAEVADSLGALFVIVNYGCGLYLIGLGIHALRSRPHSIEVSDVRQYPGYSSFLVGLLITLADPKAILFYMGLLPAFVELSTITVLDILVIMLIATTVVGGVKGTYACLANQAKGVFKNSRLRQRLESIAGCVLLGIGLFIVLQPHV